The DNA window TAACAAAAATCTTGATGTTTTAGTTTTACATGAAAGACATATCCATGAATGTTCCCCCGACGCCATTGAAGTTGGAGGGTTTTTTTGGTCACATGTTTTAAATATCTTTCCCCTGAACTAAATTATTCATCTGCACGAACCACCAcgtttttattaaaacaaaacaaaaacaagaaataaaagatgGCGATTTggaatattattaaaataagacAAGATTCTAGTAGTTGATTCTATTTCAATATTCAAAGCAAAGACTTGGAATTtcacaattttattataataactcaTCGTGGAAATCATGATCACTTTTTACCTTAACATCTCTAATTAATGTCACTAATATTCCTAGTATGACAACTTCAATTTTCATGTTATTGTTTTGGACTGCAACTCTGACCCATTAAGGTTGTCATTAACTATAAGTGGTTGCCCCTCCCCCATGACTTCAAACTTAAAATGCTATAACTGAGAAACTTTTAAACAATATGcctcatatttttcttaaaatcaacttctttttcaaaatttatattcctgtgatacattttttaaagcaaatgcaattttttttaatttaataaattgtttCTAGAAAATGTATGCAgcacttttcaattttttatcggttactttgtaaaaattaaaaatgtgttaTATGTTagactaaaaaagaaaataaaccccTTAACCATTGAAAATATTTTAACCCATGGCTAATCTATTCTTAAGATTTGTGGTAAATATTTAATGGAATCTTaggaaatgtatatatatatacactacaaTTATGACGTAGGTGggtgaaaaaatataaaataaaagattaatttACCAAAGAATCAAACGCATATTTAATAGATATATAAACAAGTTCTTTATCACTACACTAATAATTATTATTagctattttaaataaaaaaaaaacattttctttCACCCACATCATGTATATAGATAAATTtcattgattgagttggtgtcacaagtccaCTCAACATCGAATTAAGATTCATGACAAAGCTATTATAAACAATTACAGTGCATTTcatattcttaatatgatgtatttatgtttttaaatttgattttactcacaatttaatctaatttttcattttaaaatagtaCATAttgcatgtgttattattaatcaGTTTTAAGCCATACATTTCATTGTAGATTGTGTGTTATTTTGAAGCACGCCCTTATGTTCTAAATACATAGTTTTCACATGTATACACAAATTAATGACAGAATtgtagtatttttttttatacaagATAAGATTATAGTATTGATAATATCATTGATAGAGCTTGTGGCACAAATCAACTTAacgttgaatttttttatattgaattttccTTTCACCTACATAATAATATTTTGGCATgctatataaaaatgaaaattctatATTAAATAATAGGAGTGCATTTAATATTCTcaatatgatgtatttatgtatttaaaattttttactagAAATTCAAgctattttttccattttaatttcatatgtTTTGCATGTTATTGATTGAGTTACAAGTATCACAAGTTAAGTCGACAtcaactcaagattgatgacaacaccatgATAAACGATTGTGGTGCATTAAATATTCTTAATATCGTATATTTACGTGTTTAAAATTTactttattcacaatttaatctaattttttattctaatattgcACCTGTTGCATGTGTTATAGTTATTGATTAATTTCAAATTACATGTTTTTgattgttatttttaaacataaaatatagttTCCACATGCAccaaaatttgataaaatttctagtatttattaaaaattgttgAGATACCAAGTAGCTTAAACATGATTTTGTACTTATGTGTACCGGTCAATAACTTTTGGTTTAAGATTTCACTGTTTTAAACaaacttataaaatttgtttacttttaactttttttgtattttttaaaagttttggtaaaaaaaaactacaatagaccttaatatatataataaataaataaataaataaataaatcaccaCCAAAATTCACTGATTTTGATAATTACgtacaaaagaaaaaagagtaatAAAATATTTCCAAAGTTATACCTTTTTTGTGAAGCAAAGTCTAAATCCCATGAAACAGTTTGTAGCAATTgtcaaatatgttttttttaatccaattaaaaataatttatttattagaaatattggttaaattattgaaataaaaaaattaagaaaaaataaatcctaaatttgGAAATATCAAAAGTTAGAATTAAGAAATCTCAACAATAAAATGATGTGTGAATAATGGATGGGTAGTTGATtcgaaaattcaaaattatagaaGAAAAAGTTGGAGCAAAGATTTGACCGAAGGAGGGTGAGATTTGTAAAGAAAATTTGAAGACTTCTTTTTTACTTTTaccctattattattatcatttttcaaTCACTTAaagataataaattaattaaattaattgtctAATGGGTGGACTATGCTCAAAATTGGGCCCATCCATATGTAAAATTATAATGTGTGGCCTATGCTCTTCTGGGCGATCCATAcctaggtttttattttttatagtttaaaatttaaatctaaattttgaaatacgGAGGGTTATAAGGAGAAGGATACGTATGGTGCCTTGGGTgaacaagaaaaggaaaaagagaaggaAACATGCGATGAGAGCGGCTAAAGAATAACCGAAATAGCAGAGATGATGCAAAAAAGCATATCCTCTTTACTTTTTTCATTTGAAAGCCGAGGTTCCGTAACTGCCATTGTTATGCAATGTCACATACCCTGTTTCTTATAGTCCCCAGCTTTGCTATATATTCGCCATGCATCTGGGCTTTGCTATTCCCCATCATCATCCCTCCAGGGAGAGATTCAAGCTCGCCTAGACATTTCAACAAATACCTAGTGATCTTCCTACTAgagaaaccaaaaataaaataatgaagagTGCTGTTATCTCAGTTTTTGTGATGCTAGCCATGTTTCTATTCGTGGTGAAGCAAGGGCAGGCCGCCGTAACTTGCAAACAAGTTGATGATGCATTGGCAGCCTGCGTTCCTTACCTTACCAACGGCGGGGTTCCTTCGACTCCGTGTTGTAATGGTGTAGGGGAACTCCGGACTAGTGCCGTAACCACGGCAGACAGGCAAGCAGCTTGCAACTGTGTTAAACAAGCCGCCGCTCGTATCCCCACTATCAAAGAAGATAACGCCGCAACTCTCCCTGCAAAGTGCCATGTCCAAGTTGATTTCCCAATCTCCAAGAACACCAACTGCGAGGAGTAAGTTATCAATTATTTTTACCAATCTTAACGTTATATAGTGCTTAATAACTAATGTTTCCTTTTCCTACTTTGTAATTTGTCAGCATCCACTAAGATGGAAGCCACCAAGACGCATACCGCCACCTATTCAAGTATTATTAGCCATATGTCGTACTTGTGTCAGAATAGTTGTGAAGCACGCACATGTTGTAAGAGTTTTTACAAGCCTTTGTATTAGTAATAAAAAGGACTTTGATGAAAATTTCCTGCACTTTGTAAGCTCAACCAAGTGTTTGAAACATAAATTGATGTTTAGTGTATTTACAATCAGCTTTGCTATTTGTGAcctattattttcttaattactGCCGCCCTCAATCCCACTACTTTCCTTACTGTATTTCTTTCCTTCTATCCaattatagtattttttttaaataacaaaattattataattactcaagacattaattaattcattcttacatattcgccatttttctttgataatttcgaattttgtatttatttgagTCATACAACACAATCATAAATGACCGATAGGGTTTGAACATTTTTAAGGAGACTATTGTTGTACAAACAAGTGACAGTCTTATTCAGAGAATTAttgtgtaattaatttttttcagcATGTCACTTCCAAAAAAAAGAATCATTAGAACGTTACTCAACTTAGCTTCTGATTCTGagcataaaaagtaaaaataagagAGCATTGTAATAACACCTCAGACAGTAGGACGTTAAGGACTTATGTCAGCAGTGTTTTTTCCTAAATTGTAATGAATAATAAGTCACCTCATCAGATGCATCACAGTTACTACAGAgcttaaacatcaaaattcactCTTCCAACAAACTGAGCGACACTTTTGGGGTCAAATTAAGAAGCAACCAAAAATCTGTTTAGGCAATTCGAGGAACCAAAAATGTGCATGAAATTTACAAGAAATCCTATACAGCTTGAATGCATACGAGAGATCGATGTGCTTTTAAAATATtatcttcttttttctctctcatTTCTCCCTCTTGACGGCGCTTAGCAACCCTTTCACCAGTCTTTAGCTGCTCCTGTGCTTTGCTCTGCTCTACTCTTGCTTCCTTGCCTGGTTGTTAAGTCTCTGTCAGCATCGCATCTCATCCCAGATGGCCAATGTGTTGCAATCACCCTCTCCTTGCCTAGCTTTATCGTCGTTTCAATCCACCACCTGCGTCCGCCGAGCACTATCCCCTTCTCAACTTATGACGGGCGTCCTTGAGTTCAAGCACACAAACGCCGCTCTACTTTGCCGAATTTCCACCTCGGTCTCTGGATCACTTAAATCTTTAGATTAGAGATCCTGAGCAACTGTGTTTAAGCCTTTAGCTTTAAGGTTTGGTTTTTGTCATGGTGGTTGGCTTTTTTTACTGTTCAACAACTGGCCACTAGCCGTCATACTGCCCCTGGCTTTGTCTCGATGCTAGAAACCACCCATTTTTTCTGATAGGATGAGCCGATGAGGACAAGCCATCATGATAATAAAAATTGTGTGGCACACGGGCCGGGTTGTGCTTTGGTGTCATGTGATGTTTTGCCATGACACTCTTAAGTCCCATGGTGACTCAATTTCTCTAATTTCTTAGTAACTTTTGGTTTATCAAGTTTCAGTGGGAACATGATTTTGGCTAGAATCCTATTGCATCCACTGCCGAAGGCAAGGACCTACTCAGAGACTCACCACATCAAGGTTTATATTCTCAATGGCTGAGTGTGTCATGTTTCATGTCGTGAGTTCTGGCggtctctttttttcttctttctaggCAGGGAGGCTTGATTCAAGCAACGATTATCTTTTTTCTGCCATAGTGGGGATACTCACCTTTCGAAGAGGGGCGTAGCCAAAAGAGGCGAACAGGGATCTTGACATGCTTTGTTGAAGCAGTTTTGTATTTTTCACCCCTTTCAAAAGTTTAAAGATTAAgacattttaattcaaaattttttactttATATCTCTTGATCACATAATTACTAACTTTGCCCCTACGGAGCTCGGGCCCTTGAGGCCTTAATTGCTTCCTTCACTTTGTTTCATTTGATTGGTGGCCTTGATGACCCTTCTGAATTCTGTGTATGGTTGTCCTTTTTTGTATAAAATGAATTGAGAAACTTGAAAAATAAGCGCTTATTATTTAGTTTTCAACGATTGAATTGAAACGTACTTGaaatattttaagtttaattaaaatatatgcaataagaGTTTGAAGTTTCAACTACAATTATTGGGTCAAATCATTTACTTGATCCAATAGATTGACATAAATTAAATtcaacttaaaataatattttcaaatcTAGGTTGGATTGACTAGTCTTGGATTCTATTTAATAAAtactaatatttaaatttaattataaaaaatcaatgtTAATTTTTTCAGGGGTTGATTCATATGGATATTGTTACTATTATCAGAGAACGTGAATTTAAATGCGCTGAAACACATTACCTTTCTATTTAtggattaaaaaaaactattaatagttctagacattattaaaaataaatatcttttCAAGGATAAAgttttaatcaaacaaaatctTTACAGATGGGATTGATCCAACACAACCCATAAACTAAAATAATTCCAAATTCAAAGCTATGGCCCATGACAATTAAAAGACATTTTCTTTTGATTATTAAAGCGTTTTTGTTCTTTGCCTAAAAGACAAACATTTTACAAATTTGGAAGACTTTCACCATCTTAAACAATTAAACTTCCGTTGTAAAAATTGAAGCattttgatgaaaaatcataCCAACCAATATCAATAGGCAGGTTCTTCCTCAATCTCTATGCCTCAAGAAAGATTGGAAAACTACACTTGCTCTCTGTCTCTCTTACATGACCGTCTCAACTTGAGTCAAACAGGAATCAAatatcatacatacatacatacatacatactccATTCTCTGTATAACCcgaccaaaaatgaaaataacacaaaagcaaacacaatgcaCTTTGGAAAAACAAAACTTGAAACGTTGATACAAAAAGACACTCAATTTAACAACTTGAATTGATGGATACCAACAATCAATAAACCCGAATGTCGATACCAAGACTGCTCAATAGCTTCCTAGATGCCTTTTGTTCTGCACGGCAGCGTAACCATAGGCAAGAAAGCCTGGTCATAGCTGCTTGACTAGCAAACTGCAACCTGCCAGCTAGGCTTCCCTCATCCAACATCTCGTTGCTTAACACATCTGTGTCAAAGCTAGCGTCATACCCGTCAAGGTCCGACTCTGTTACAACAACTACAGAGCCATCATCGAAGACCGCTATATCCTGTTTTTCAGGTACAACTAGAGTTTTCTTTATTATCATTGAGCAAGAGTCTCCACAGATTCCATTATTATTGACCTTGTGAAGATAGTAATCTTGAACAGCCTACAATTAACAGAAATAGATTATATGAACCACAAAAGTCCCAAAAAATAATCTGCCAAGTCATCAAGATAGATCTCACATACCTGCTGCTGTGCAGGTGCCAGAAGGACCCTAGGTCTGATAGATCTCACATACTCATAAGCTGCATCAGGAGTCATATGCCTATGTTCTACCTGTTtttaatatatatgcatataattttAAGAAAAGTAAGATTAATTCATAAAGTAACTCAggaaattgattttaggtttTTACTTGGTGCATACCAAGTAGCAGAGAACAATGGTTGTGCTGCGTCCTCGACCTGCCTTGCAGTGAACATACGTAGTCTTTCCAACAGAAGCATTCTCTTCATAGAGCCGAAAACAAGTGAATGTGTTACTACTTAACAGAAAGTTAATACTCACTAACAATAAAGGCCAGAAGACATATACCATGTATGAAATCTACAGCTTGGCAAATATCAGCAAATGACGGAGCAAAAAGATAATCCCTTGTTGGAATCACCAAATGATGAATATTGTGTGCCTACCGGAGTaaacaagaataaaaataatgaatatttGAGCTCTGAGGCATATCTATGACTGAACTGAAAAAAGGGTTTCAGATGGAAAGTAACATGCAGCATTTCTGAAATTCTTCTTCACTGAAAGAAACATTGACCACCTTCAACTGTGCATTGGAGATAAAAAATAAATCCCATTGATTCCACTGTTCTTATCATACCTAAAATACACACTAGTACCTTGAAAGTAAAGATGAAAAGGTGTTCAACATAAAGGGCTCCTTCTTCAACATCTGAAATTCCCACTCACTAAAAGATAGATCAGATTGATCAACTTTTCAAGGGTGAGTAGTTATATCTCCAATGAAACTGCTATTatcgaaaatttataattatttacttaaacaTGTATCATGTTCGGACTTTTCATCTATAGAATCAGCATAGATGCTAACATAGGAGCACACTCACATGATATAGCGATGTTGGGACCAAAGTCTCGTATGGTTCATTTAAGGTCACAACTCCAGAGACACCAAGATCCTTCAACCGGGGAACATCTGCTGGGAAAGGTACGGCACCTAACAAAATAAACTGAATTCAAGGCAGTGAGAGAAAAAGGATTCAACAGATACCATAAAACATGCATATTCAGCATGATTGACAGACTAACAAATAAGTAATCCATGGCAAAGTAGGCTAAAAATAAGGACTTAAACAGATAACCACAAAGCCATACAAGCAACAACATCCAGCTTCAGCATAATTTAACATTCAAGTGAAATTTCGGCCAATCTATGAGCGCTGGCAAACCTAACAAAAAGGATTCCAGAAAAGCACTACCCCCTCCCTTCCCTTGCCCGCTAGAGACATAACTTGCAAGAAAAAATACTCATAGTTTTGCAGCAAAAGAACTTGCATAAAAAAGGTCAAATATTATACCTCATCAACTCTATCCCACCATCTAAATTCAGACTGGATCTTGTTCCTTACAAGATTGTACAACAACGTTGGGTAAAAAAGGGCGCGTGCTCCCGCTCCCACCAAAACCCTTTTTGCGTCCCAAACAACCAATCTATCTTCACACAATTGACTCTGATCTTGATCCTGCTGCTCCCCTTCTTTCAATTCCTCAATAtgcatctctttttttttctctatctCGAATAAATTCAGAAAGATGCAGacataaaagaagaagaagaagaagaagaagacaattTACCCTTGAACCCTAAAAATTACACACAACAAACTCAGATTAACAAGAAAAAAGGTACCATTTAACCTTAATTACCAAGAATTGGAatctacaaaaaaaattaacatggaAATCAACGAAAAACAAGGACGACAATCAACTAAAACAGATGAAAGCTTTAATCAAACAACAATAATTAAGATCTTCAAGTAAAATCCGACTATGGAAAGATGAAAACATGTTTGACCTGAAAATATGCATGATATTcgaaaattaagaaagaaaaaaaagagagaaaatgttAAGAGGGGcggttaagaaaataaagaagagatGTCGAGAAAAAAAGA is part of the Gossypium hirsutum isolate 1008001.06 chromosome D11, Gossypium_hirsutum_v2.1, whole genome shotgun sequence genome and encodes:
- the LOC107923622 gene encoding non-specific lipid-transfer protein A, with amino-acid sequence MKSAVISVFVMLAMFLFVVKQGQAAVTCKQVDDALAACVPYLTNGGVPSTPCCNGVGELRTSAVTTADRQAACNCVKQAAARIPTIKEDNAATLPAKCHVQVDFPISKNTNCEDIH
- the LOC107924351 gene encoding phosphatidylglycerophosphate phosphatase PTPMT2, yielding MHIEELKEGEQQDQDQSQLCEDRLVVWDAKRVLVGAGARALFYPTLLYNLVRNKIQSEFRWWDRVDEFILLGAVPFPADVPRLKDLGVSGVVTLNEPYETLVPTSLYHAHNIHHLVIPTRDYLFAPSFADICQAVDFIHENASVGKTTYVHCKAGRGRSTTIVLCYLVEHRHMTPDAAYEYVRSIRPRVLLAPAQQQAVQDYYLHKVNNNGICGDSCSMIIKKTLVVPEKQDIAVFDDGSVVVVTESDLDGYDASFDTDVLSNEMLDEGSLAGRLQFASQAAMTRLSCLWLRCRAEQKASRKLLSSLGIDIRVY